From a single Bacteroidia bacterium genomic region:
- a CDS encoding PadR family transcriptional regulator, translating into MGRSYLGEFEELVLLMVGVLNEEAYGVAIQDEIQARADRSVNISAVHTALHRLEEKGFVKSQMGGATAERGGRRKRLFSLTYNGKYALDQTREIRNDLWQQIPNIAYS; encoded by the coding sequence ATGGGAAGATCATATCTGGGGGAATTTGAAGAGCTGGTTTTGCTCATGGTAGGCGTGCTGAATGAAGAAGCTTATGGCGTAGCGATTCAGGATGAAATCCAGGCCCGGGCCGACCGCAGTGTCAATATCAGTGCAGTACACACAGCGCTTCACCGGTTGGAAGAAAAAGGTTTTGTCAAATCGCAGATGGGCGGTGCCACCGCTGAAAGAGGCGGTCGCCGTAAGCGACTATTCTCCCTCACTTACAATGGGAAATATGCGCTCGACCAAACGCGGGAAATACGCAACGATCTCTGGCAGCAAATTCCTAACATCGCCTATTCATGA
- a CDS encoding redoxin domain-containing protein, with amino-acid sequence MKSFLTLIAILPILLFLPACGESDSDAETTETIAAPFFVANPQIVAAQEITTLPVGAQAPDFKLPGVDDRYYQLSDFDDAKVLTIIFTCNHCPTAQAYEDRMIAIANEYKDKGVQMVAISPNSPPALLHEECGYTDLHDTYEEMKIRAADKAFPFPYLYDGDNEEVSIKYGPVATPHAYVFDQNRKLQYVGRLDASEKPGTANAEDLRAALDAVIAGSPVATPETKTFGCSVKWAWKNEYTLKVEKDWKAAPVSLSALDEAGVKNLVANDSKKLRLINIWATWCGPCILEYPEFVEIHRMFKGRDFEFISLTADSPEHHDKALEFLQKQASALTNYAFATDDKYALIEAVDPNWNGALPYTLLVEPGGKVVYSQQGIIDPLILKKTIVEHPMIGRYY; translated from the coding sequence ATGAAATCATTCCTCACCCTTATTGCTATTCTACCGATACTGCTTTTCCTGCCGGCTTGCGGAGAGAGCGATTCCGACGCAGAAACAACAGAAACCATCGCAGCGCCTTTTTTTGTGGCTAATCCGCAAATCGTGGCGGCGCAGGAAATCACAACTCTTCCCGTTGGTGCACAGGCACCTGATTTTAAATTGCCCGGTGTCGATGACCGGTATTATCAGCTCAGCGATTTTGATGATGCCAAAGTGCTCACCATTATTTTTACCTGCAATCACTGCCCAACTGCTCAGGCTTATGAAGACCGCATGATTGCCATTGCCAATGAGTACAAGGATAAAGGTGTACAAATGGTGGCCATCAGCCCCAATAGTCCGCCAGCTTTGTTACATGAGGAATGCGGATATACCGATCTTCACGATACTTATGAAGAGATGAAAATCAGGGCTGCAGATAAGGCTTTTCCATTTCCCTACCTCTATGACGGAGATAATGAAGAAGTCTCCATCAAATATGGCCCCGTTGCAACGCCCCATGCTTATGTATTTGACCAAAACCGCAAACTGCAGTACGTAGGCCGCCTGGATGCTTCTGAAAAACCGGGTACGGCTAATGCCGAAGATCTTCGCGCAGCACTGGATGCTGTCATCGCCGGCTCTCCGGTGGCCACACCGGAAACCAAAACTTTTGGTTGCTCAGTCAAATGGGCATGGAAAAATGAATATACCCTCAAAGTCGAAAAAGATTGGAAAGCGGCACCTGTTTCTCTTTCTGCCCTTGATGAAGCTGGGGTAAAAAATCTGGTAGCCAATGACTCAAAAAAACTTCGCCTCATTAATATCTGGGCTACCTGGTGTGGCCCTTGTATCCTTGAATACCCGGAATTTGTGGAAATCCACCGGATGTTTAAAGGCAGAGACTTTGAATTTATCTCTCTGACGGCAGATAGCCCCGAACATCACGATAAAGCGCTGGAGTTTCTCCAAAAACAGGCGTCCGCCCTTACCAATTACGCATTTGCCACAGACGATAAATATGCGCTGATAGAAGCCGTTGACCCCAACTGGAATGGCGCACTTCCCTATACCTTGCTGGTTGAGCCAGGCGGGAAAGTTGTCTATTCACAACAAGGAATTATCGACCCGCTGATTCTTAAAAAAACGATCGTAGAGCATCCGATGATTGGTCGGTATTATTGA
- a CDS encoding glycoside hydrolase family 140 protein — protein sequence MKNFRIFLVLLWAMGLAACENNDPSSESSTPSNPSLKVSDNHRYLTFADGKPFYYLGDTAWELFHRLNREEADLYLEDRAAKGFTVIQAVVLAELEGLTVPNAYGHFPLTDNDPTQPVEDYFAHVDYIVNKAESLGMFIGMLPTWGDKFNIRWGKGPEVFTTENARTYGEFLGNRYKDKPIIWILGGDRNPENDTQLAIVRSMAQGLEAGDNGNHLMTYHPMGGSNSAQFFHNDSWLDFNMFQSGHGRVNEPNYEVNLANYALIPIKPTLDGEPRYEDHPINWKPANGWFDAADVRQAAWWGGLSGSCGHTYGDHNIWQMWQEGREPISAARTPWQQAIHHPGSSQVGFMKQLLEEISWYKLVPAPELIAADTTNGGRKVIAAWATDKSLAMAYTPYGSDVQFDKSLLVTSSFKGYWFDPRTADRLEINGELMETGRFDPPGEPGRGNDWVLVLQKE from the coding sequence ATGAAAAATTTCCGCATATTTCTGGTTTTGCTTTGGGCAATGGGCCTGGCTGCCTGTGAAAATAACGATCCTTCGTCTGAATCCTCCACACCTTCAAATCCCAGCCTCAAAGTCAGCGATAATCATCGTTACCTGACGTTTGCCGACGGCAAACCTTTTTATTACCTCGGCGATACCGCCTGGGAATTGTTTCACCGCCTCAACCGGGAAGAAGCTGATCTCTATCTGGAAGACCGCGCGGCCAAAGGCTTTACCGTAATACAGGCAGTGGTACTTGCCGAGCTGGAAGGATTGACCGTGCCCAACGCATACGGGCATTTTCCCCTTACTGACAATGACCCTACCCAGCCCGTTGAAGACTATTTTGCCCATGTCGACTATATTGTCAATAAGGCCGAATCCCTCGGAATGTTTATCGGAATGCTGCCCACCTGGGGCGATAAGTTTAATATCCGATGGGGAAAAGGTCCAGAGGTTTTCACAACAGAAAATGCCCGGACCTATGGAGAATTTTTGGGCAACCGGTACAAAGACAAACCGATCATCTGGATACTGGGCGGCGATCGCAACCCGGAAAATGATACACAACTCGCCATTGTTCGCAGTATGGCTCAAGGCCTGGAGGCCGGAGACAATGGCAATCACCTCATGACCTATCACCCCATGGGAGGAAGCAATTCTGCTCAGTTTTTTCACAATGACAGTTGGCTGGACTTTAATATGTTTCAGTCAGGACATGGCCGCGTAAACGAGCCCAACTACGAAGTCAATCTCGCCAACTATGCGCTTATTCCCATAAAACCTACCCTTGACGGTGAACCCCGATATGAAGATCACCCGATCAACTGGAAACCGGCAAACGGCTGGTTTGATGCTGCCGATGTGCGACAAGCCGCCTGGTGGGGAGGTCTTTCCGGCTCTTGCGGGCATACTTATGGCGACCACAATATCTGGCAGATGTGGCAGGAAGGTAGAGAACCGATTTCGGCGGCGCGCACACCGTGGCAGCAAGCCATTCACCATCCGGGTTCTTCTCAGGTGGGATTTATGAAACAGCTACTGGAGGAAATATCCTGGTACAAATTGGTTCCCGCACCAGAATTGATCGCTGCTGATACTACTAACGGAGGGCGAAAAGTGATCGCTGCATGGGCCACAGATAAGTCTTTGGCAATGGCCTATACACCTTATGGATCTGACGTCCAGTTTGACAAAAGCCTTTTAGTAACTTCTTCCTTTAAAGGCTATTGGTTTGACCCGCGTACTGCCGACAGGTTGGAGATTAATGGAGAATTGATGGAAACAGGTCGGTTTGATCCTCCGGGTGAGCCTGGCAGAGGCAATGACTGGGTACTCGTTCTCCAAAAAGAATAA
- a CDS encoding two-component regulator propeller domain-containing protein, which produces MIKNYISIVTLVCSILVFSRLSGHMTSLKFDRLGSREGFDASMVYCTLEDSYGFIWIGTGKGLYRYDGARFILFKSDKENPASLSSDVIKYMLEDRRGRIWIATQGGGVNCLDTEHMRFKRYMHNPDDPASISNNEVLCMFEDHKGILWIGTENGLNLFDPDTERFTTYKYHSQDPTSISEIAVLSIFEDYLHRMWLGTWDGGLNLAVPCEDEKGNASYTFRHFTHDISDPTSISSDNVWSIFEDKNRRLWVGTFGGGLNLLLPGSLHSDEADDPLFSPRFLQFVNEPERDNSLCDNTVLSIHEDLEGHIWVGTMNGLSILDPDLPLIPPAAGEKSTITGSRFRFRNFFSVFSDPESLSQNHIRNIYRDRVGTMWISTFNGISKYDPLARKFTSCLQMSEVDPGYNVSAILSDQFGKIWIGTDGSGLIRYNINTGEKQSFTHSSKDPSSLQSNYVWSLYEDIAGNIWAGTYDGLSLYDRNADKFTHYFLPEDKTILEGTDIWDIFQDKDQRFWLGTDRGLALFDPSSGKFQLFRHDPADSSSLSHNQVNDITQDRNGNIWIGTNGLGINRLIEEPGKPISFKRYTHQHTGQGSISNNTIYSIYASKDGLWVGTGNGFDLIDINTETITNYGSETGIANIQISGITQDHFGKIWLSTRLGLSCFDPATGHINNYNIEDGLQGNLFNSHAVFQNQAGDLFFGGTNGMNVFSPEEIAQNPHIPVVKITGLRIFNDLVTIKSDQNEDALAILDTEISRTQQIQLSYKYSVITFEFAAFNYTLSHKNQFSYRLKGFEKEWNIADKRNTATYTNLDPGTYTFEVKACNNDGLWNEEGASLKLIITPPFWATWWFRVIVAIGIIGLILLVNFLRSRKIMADKVLLKAMVEARTIELIQANKAKSEFLANMSHEIRTPMNGVIGMTDLLSETPLEKDQAEYLSTIRSSSENLLRIINDILDFSKIESGKMEIEQIPFDLGECVEDVLELFSPKAAEKHLDLMYLIEDDVPVRISGDVIRVRQILINLINNAMKFTLEGEIFLRIFVRKAQIPAIHSGAPFELKFSVIDTGIGIPRDKLETLFEAFTQVDATITRKYGGTGLGLAISSRLANLMGGKLEVESEEGKGATFTFSIRTAAASQTMASVPSSDKVCLKGRKILLIDDTELNRRIIHHYLKKFGCEVTESDSGCAALEMIAQGYLPELIISDMQMPGMDGVALTQKIRESLGNEMPPVVLFTSIGDLVTLKKTGLFAAILPKPIRQRQLMKVIEQTFNLHPQIQQSLTAPETGVIETIYPIKILIAEDNPVNQKLILTVLKKAGYEPDMVENGKLAVEAAHQQSYDLIFMDVQMPEKDGLQATREIRRSSEILRQPVIIAMTANAMQGDREICLAAGMDDYISKPFRKAEVYEFVNRYGKLILYGQPD; this is translated from the coding sequence GTGATAAAAAATTACATCTCAATTGTAACCCTGGTATGTAGTATTCTGGTATTTTCAAGGTTGTCAGGTCATATGACCAGCCTGAAATTTGATCGTCTGGGAAGCCGGGAAGGGTTTGATGCCAGTATGGTTTACTGTACCCTGGAAGACAGTTACGGATTTATCTGGATCGGAACGGGAAAAGGCCTCTACCGGTATGATGGTGCTCGTTTTATTTTATTCAAAAGTGATAAAGAAAACCCTGCCTCACTTAGCAGCGACGTAATTAAATATATGCTGGAAGACCGGCGGGGAAGAATCTGGATAGCCACGCAAGGAGGGGGAGTAAACTGTCTGGACACAGAACACATGCGATTTAAGCGATATATGCACAATCCGGACGATCCGGCTTCTATCAGCAACAACGAAGTACTGTGCATGTTTGAAGACCACAAGGGCATTTTGTGGATAGGCACAGAAAATGGCTTGAATCTTTTTGATCCCGACACCGAAAGATTTACTACTTACAAATACCATTCGCAAGACCCCACCTCTATCAGCGAAATTGCCGTGCTGAGTATATTTGAAGACTATCTGCACCGTATGTGGCTGGGAACCTGGGACGGTGGCCTTAACCTTGCAGTGCCATGTGAGGATGAAAAGGGTAATGCGTCGTACACTTTTCGTCATTTCACCCATGACATAAGTGATCCGACCAGTATAAGCAGTGACAATGTGTGGAGTATATTTGAAGATAAAAACAGGCGCTTATGGGTGGGAACCTTTGGTGGTGGCTTAAATCTTCTCCTTCCCGGAAGTCTTCACTCTGATGAGGCAGATGACCCATTGTTTTCTCCCCGCTTTCTTCAGTTTGTAAATGAGCCGGAACGGGACAATAGCCTTTGTGATAATACCGTATTGTCAATCCATGAAGATCTTGAAGGGCATATATGGGTTGGTACGATGAATGGGTTGAGCATTCTTGATCCTGACCTTCCGCTGATACCACCTGCTGCCGGGGAAAAATCTACCATCACAGGCAGCCGGTTCCGCTTTCGCAATTTCTTTTCCGTTTTCTCCGACCCGGAAAGTCTGAGTCAAAATCACATCCGCAATATTTACCGCGACCGGGTGGGTACCATGTGGATAAGCACATTCAACGGTATTTCAAAATATGATCCGCTGGCAAGAAAATTTACGTCCTGTCTTCAAATGTCGGAAGTTGACCCCGGATATAATGTGAGCGCAATCTTATCGGATCAGTTTGGTAAAATATGGATTGGTACAGATGGTTCCGGACTTATCAGGTATAATATTAATACTGGCGAAAAACAATCATTTACCCATTCGTCAAAAGATCCCTCCAGTCTTCAGAGCAACTACGTATGGTCACTTTATGAAGATATCGCGGGCAATATCTGGGCAGGCACTTATGACGGACTCAGTCTCTATGACCGGAACGCGGATAAATTTACCCACTACTTTTTACCGGAAGACAAAACCATTCTGGAAGGTACCGATATCTGGGACATATTTCAGGATAAAGACCAAAGGTTTTGGTTGGGAACAGACCGGGGGCTGGCATTATTTGATCCTTCCTCAGGTAAATTTCAGCTTTTCCGCCATGACCCTGCCGACTCCTCCAGTCTTAGCCACAATCAGGTAAACGACATCACCCAGGATCGCAATGGGAATATCTGGATAGGCACAAACGGGCTTGGGATAAATCGTTTGATTGAAGAGCCGGGAAAGCCTATTTCTTTTAAACGTTATACGCATCAACATACAGGCCAGGGGTCGATAAGTAATAATACCATTTACAGCATCTACGCGTCTAAGGATGGACTCTGGGTCGGAACAGGTAATGGATTTGACCTCATTGATATCAACACAGAAACCATTACCAACTATGGAAGCGAAACCGGAATTGCCAATATTCAAATTTCGGGTATCACTCAGGATCATTTTGGGAAAATTTGGCTGAGTACCCGGCTGGGGTTGTCTTGTTTTGATCCTGCTACCGGTCATATCAACAATTACAATATAGAAGATGGATTGCAGGGAAATCTGTTTAATAGTCATGCGGTTTTTCAGAACCAGGCTGGAGATTTATTTTTTGGTGGAACAAATGGTATGAATGTATTTTCTCCCGAAGAAATTGCCCAAAACCCTCATATACCCGTCGTAAAAATCACTGGACTTCGCATTTTCAATGATTTGGTAACCATAAAAAGTGATCAAAATGAAGATGCGCTGGCGATACTTGACACAGAAATATCGCGTACACAGCAAATCCAGCTTTCTTACAAATATTCTGTCATCACTTTTGAGTTTGCGGCATTTAATTACACGCTTTCCCACAAAAATCAATTCTCCTACCGCTTGAAAGGATTTGAAAAAGAATGGAATATCGCAGACAAACGAAATACCGCTACCTATACCAACCTGGACCCGGGAACCTACACGTTTGAGGTAAAAGCATGCAATAATGATGGCTTGTGGAATGAGGAAGGAGCCTCGCTGAAACTGATTATCACCCCGCCATTCTGGGCTACCTGGTGGTTTCGGGTTATCGTGGCAATAGGTATCATAGGGCTGATCCTTTTGGTAAATTTCCTTCGTTCGAGGAAAATTATGGCTGACAAAGTTCTGTTGAAGGCGATGGTCGAAGCGCGTACCATAGAGTTGATTCAGGCAAATAAGGCGAAGAGTGAATTTTTGGCAAATATGAGTCATGAGATTCGCACCCCAATGAACGGCGTAATCGGTATGACTGACCTCCTTTCAGAGACACCGTTGGAGAAGGACCAGGCAGAATATCTTTCAACGATCCGCTCAAGTAGTGAAAATCTGCTGCGCATTATCAACGATATCCTTGACTTCTCAAAAATCGAATCTGGTAAAATGGAGATTGAGCAAATTCCGTTTGACCTGGGGGAATGTGTGGAAGACGTGCTCGAATTGTTTAGCCCTAAGGCTGCTGAAAAACATTTGGACCTCATGTATCTGATTGAGGATGACGTACCTGTACGTATTTCCGGAGATGTAATTCGCGTGAGACAGATATTGATTAACCTGATCAATAATGCGATGAAGTTTACCCTGGAAGGAGAGATTTTTCTTCGAATATTTGTCCGCAAGGCGCAAATACCGGCGATACATTCAGGCGCCCCGTTTGAACTTAAATTTTCTGTCATTGACACAGGAATAGGGATTCCCCGGGATAAGCTTGAAACCCTTTTTGAAGCTTTCACCCAGGTAGATGCGACCATTACCCGAAAATATGGCGGTACGGGGCTTGGGCTTGCCATTTCTTCACGGCTTGCCAATCTGATGGGTGGAAAGCTGGAGGTAGAAAGTGAAGAAGGAAAAGGTGCAACATTTACTTTCTCGATCCGAACTGCAGCAGCTTCACAGACCATGGCCTCGGTTCCCTCATCTGATAAAGTATGTCTGAAAGGCAGAAAAATTCTCCTCATTGACGACACGGAGCTCAATCGAAGGATTATCCATCATTATCTGAAAAAGTTTGGCTGTGAGGTCACAGAGTCAGACTCCGGCTGTGCCGCACTGGAAATGATTGCGCAGGGTTATCTGCCTGAACTCATCATTTCAGATATGCAGATGCCCGGTATGGATGGGGTGGCACTCACACAAAAAATCAGGGAAAGCCTGGGTAATGAAATGCCCCCCGTGGTTCTGTTTACTTCTATCGGCGACCTGGTGACTTTGAAAAAAACAGGGCTTTTTGCAGCTATTTTGCCCAAACCTATCAGGCAACGCCAACTGATGAAAGTGATAGAACAAACTTTCAACCTCCATCCGCAAATTCAACAATCACTCACTGCTCCTGAGACAGGAGTAATAGAAACCATTTACCCGATAAAAATTCTGATAGCAGAAGACAATCCGGTAAATCAGAAGTTGATTCTTACCGTTTTGAAAAAGGCAGGTTATGAGCCAGATATGGTAGAAAATGGAAAACTCGCTGTTGAAGCCGCACATCAACAATCTTATGATCTGATTTTTATGGATGTGCAAATGCCGGAGAAGGACGGGCTTCAGGCCACCCGGGAAATACGCAGGAGTTCCGAAATTTTGCGGCAGCCAGTCATCATCGCCATGACAGCCAACGCGATGCAGGGCGACAGGGAAATATGCCTGGCTGCCGGTATGGATGATTACATCAGCAAACCCTTCAGGAAAGCAGAAGTATACGAATTTGTCAACCGCTATGGCAAGCTGATTTTATATGGTCAGCCTGACTGA
- a CDS encoding Gfo/Idh/MocA family oxidoreductase gives MHKITMLGSGLIGMFYTLSLHQQRGKDRVMHVYSRREDRASEFAAKWGIPRWSTNMADAINDPETDVVVIGLPNNLHKEAILLAAAAGKAVLCTKPLAMNGQEALEILEAVEKAGIFHGYLEDLAYTPKTLKALDAVRKGALGQITWTRSREAHPGPHSDWFWDAKQSGGGAIIDVGCHCIEIGRNFMGKNNRPMEVMCWADTLVKPIDAEDNAIGLIKYESGAVAQFEVSWTYRGGMDLRDEVAGTEGTLRIDHFTHTGYEVFTAVGMGDYVGEKVESDKGWMFPVGDEVNALGYNHMFEDMLESLDAGKTPMESFYDGYVVNSVMDACYRSAKSRQWEKVHLPVWRGGEKPVEKIGFKEYDAQYLYLKEEKMPDGRKKLILREKSTGTVIEKII, from the coding sequence ATGCACAAAATTACCATGCTGGGTTCGGGGCTGATCGGCATGTTTTACACGCTTTCCCTTCACCAGCAAAGAGGTAAAGACCGGGTTATGCATGTATATTCCCGGCGGGAAGACCGGGCAAGCGAATTTGCCGCAAAATGGGGCATCCCCCGGTGGTCAACCAATATGGCCGATGCGATCAATGATCCAGAAACAGACGTTGTGGTCATTGGGCTGCCCAACAATCTGCACAAAGAAGCCATTCTACTTGCGGCAGCCGCCGGTAAAGCGGTTCTCTGCACTAAGCCGCTGGCTATGAACGGCCAGGAAGCCCTCGAAATCCTCGAGGCGGTGGAAAAAGCAGGCATTTTTCACGGGTATCTCGAAGACCTCGCCTATACCCCCAAAACGCTGAAAGCGCTGGACGCCGTAAGGAAAGGCGCCCTGGGGCAGATCACCTGGACCCGCTCGCGTGAAGCCCATCCCGGCCCGCACAGCGACTGGTTTTGGGACGCCAAACAATCGGGCGGCGGGGCGATCATCGATGTGGGATGCCATTGTATAGAAATCGGCCGCAACTTTATGGGCAAAAATAATCGCCCGATGGAAGTCATGTGCTGGGCCGACACCCTGGTCAAACCCATTGATGCAGAGGACAATGCCATCGGCCTGATAAAGTACGAAAGCGGGGCAGTGGCTCAGTTTGAAGTGAGCTGGACCTATCGCGGAGGGATGGATCTCCGCGACGAAGTCGCCGGTACAGAAGGCACCTTGCGTATTGACCATTTTACTCATACCGGGTATGAAGTATTTACCGCTGTGGGAATGGGGGATTATGTAGGTGAAAAAGTCGAAAGCGATAAAGGATGGATGTTTCCGGTAGGAGATGAGGTGAATGCCCTCGGATACAATCATATGTTTGAGGATATGCTGGAATCACTCGATGCAGGGAAAACGCCAATGGAAAGTTTTTATGACGGATATGTCGTCAACAGTGTCATGGATGCCTGTTATCGCTCTGCAAAATCCCGGCAGTGGGAAAAAGTCCATTTGCCCGTATGGCGGGGCGGAGAAAAGCCCGTAGAAAAAATCGGCTTTAAAGAATACGACGCCCAATATCTGTATCTGAAGGAAGAAAAAATGCCCGATGGGCGAAAGAAACTTATCTTACGCGAAAAATCAACGGGTACTGTTATCGAAAAAATCATTTAA
- a CDS encoding nucleoside permease produces the protein MNVKLRTQLSSMMFLNYLIWGFWFVTIITFMTKTLAFSDAQAGLAFSTYAIAAMISPFFVGMVADRFFSTERLLGILHLVGAVLMYALSVTREFTPFFMLLLAYNLVFMPTIPLTNSLSFYHIDDREKQFPGIRVFGTIGWIVAGWVISGMGGETTAVPLQIAAVVSVLMGIYCFTLPHTPPKGKDTHTGIREILGLDALALMKDRSFATVLISSFLICIPLAFYYAWTNVYLIEIGVENTARLQTFGQASETIFLILMPLLFIRLGMKNVMLIGMGSWVLRYVFFALGASPMIFWMVFIGILLHGVCYDFFFVAGQIYVDKATPDRLKSSAQGLLTFATYGLGLYIGTWLSSQVVSSFQTEGGHHWASVWYIPAALAGMVLVGFWMAFKEVTKTETEKVIS, from the coding sequence ATGAATGTAAAATTACGCACGCAGTTGTCATCCATGATGTTTCTCAACTACCTGATCTGGGGATTCTGGTTTGTTACGATCATCACCTTTATGACAAAAACGCTGGCCTTTTCAGATGCACAGGCCGGGCTCGCATTTAGTACCTATGCTATTGCGGCAATGATTTCACCGTTTTTTGTAGGGATGGTAGCCGACCGCTTTTTTTCGACAGAACGGCTTTTGGGGATATTACATCTGGTAGGTGCGGTATTAATGTATGCACTTTCTGTTACCCGTGAGTTTACCCCGTTTTTTATGCTGTTGCTGGCATACAATCTGGTGTTTATGCCTACCATTCCGCTTACCAATTCGCTTAGTTTTTATCATATCGACGACAGGGAAAAGCAGTTTCCCGGGATTCGGGTATTCGGTACGATCGGATGGATTGTTGCAGGCTGGGTGATCAGTGGAATGGGCGGAGAAACTACGGCCGTACCCTTGCAAATTGCGGCTGTTGTATCAGTTTTGATGGGAATCTATTGTTTTACCCTGCCACATACACCGCCAAAAGGAAAAGATACACATACGGGTATTAGGGAAATATTGGGCCTGGATGCCCTGGCACTGATGAAGGATCGCTCATTTGCCACTGTATTGATTTCCTCTTTTCTGATATGTATTCCGCTTGCCTTTTATTATGCCTGGACGAATGTGTATCTGATCGAAATCGGCGTTGAAAATACTGCCAGGCTTCAGACATTCGGTCAGGCTTCGGAGACGATATTTCTGATATTGATGCCGCTGCTATTTATCAGGCTGGGGATGAAAAATGTCATGCTGATCGGAATGGGATCCTGGGTACTGCGTTACGTATTTTTTGCCCTGGGGGCCAGCCCAATGATATTCTGGATGGTATTTATTGGTATCCTTCTGCATGGGGTCTGTTATGACTTCTTCTTTGTTGCGGGGCAGATCTATGTCGACAAGGCAACACCTGACAGGTTGAAAAGCTCTGCACAGGGATTATTGACTTTTGCTACTTACGGGTTGGGATTATACATCGGCACCTGGCTATCTTCCCAGGTGGTGAGTAGTTTTCAGACAGAAGGCGGGCACCATTGGGCGAGTGTATGGTATATCCCCGCAGCTTTGGCAGGAATGGTGCTTGTAGGTTTTTGGATGGCTTTTAAAGAAGTTACCAAAACCGAGACCGAGAAGGTCATTTCATAA
- a CDS encoding DUF1080 domain-containing protein produces the protein MHRLIPFLCLLLVACTSEPASPPPTEVWEPLFNGSNFKGWFPIPGGTWEVTDGMILGKSPASEKRHGLLVTENRYKDFTVRLKYKAVKGNSGLYFRVDTVAETVGVHGFQAEIDPEKDAGGLYETGGRAWVVQPDSASVASWYKPGEWNTMSVSARGQDITVVVNDSVTARLTGDSGRTEGFIALQLHGGMDMEVWFKDIEIMK, from the coding sequence ATGCACCGGCTGATACCCTTCCTTTGCCTCCTGCTCGTGGCCTGCACTTCTGAGCCTGCCTCGCCTCCCCCGACGGAAGTCTGGGAACCGCTATTTAATGGTTCTAACTTTAAAGGATGGTTTCCCATTCCCGGTGGTACCTGGGAAGTAACCGATGGAATGATCCTGGGCAAAAGTCCTGCTTCAGAAAAACGCCACGGTCTGCTTGTTACCGAAAATCGCTATAAAGATTTCACCGTACGGCTGAAATACAAAGCAGTAAAAGGCAATAGCGGGCTTTATTTTCGGGTAGATACTGTAGCAGAGACTGTAGGTGTACACGGCTTTCAGGCGGAAATAGACCCGGAAAAAGACGCCGGAGGATTGTATGAAACAGGGGGCCGTGCCTGGGTGGTTCAGCCTGATTCCGCTTCCGTAGCTTCATGGTACAAACCCGGTGAATGGAACACAATGTCTGTTTCGGCTCGCGGACAGGACATCACCGTTGTAGTCAACGACTCTGTCACTGCCCGCCTTACCGGTGACTCCGGGCGTACCGAAGGATTTATCGCTCTCCAACTCCACGGGGGAATGGATATGGAGGTATGGTTTAAAGATATTGAAATTATGAAATGA